The following proteins are co-located in the Calliphora vicina chromosome 2, idCalVici1.1, whole genome shotgun sequence genome:
- the LOC135951934 gene encoding fibronectin type-III domain-containing protein 3A-like isoform X3 has translation MENKENPEKCIHLKVSSGAPILLKLTTNGTSHYYTPIPGGFPPGAGGQGPGPYQVGPHGHMAPPPQPGTPQPQQQQQSSSSVANSSQQQQHSPASHSANHSPSPPNNNYHKDERTQRQHTKLLRKLDKQRSAVSSPTHSPSPRRQEPQMNGHNTNNNGSLRSQHNNNNNSNNHHQNQRKQQQQPPQQQQQPQQQRNGNVSNYNNRQAASSVASSEEGDDNLGVNGADGDEEEDYQASIVEQLSTIQKPEVTDITSRSAKIVWEAPQCISESALQLINMQELRYNVLLSDRAKECKYKSLYKGSSYDCIVQDLKPGQEYVVRLQVHYEHLHGTASEPTEFTTPACEPDRPAAPRIVMCTKNSLHLRWNNPLCNGSSIQHYLLEYDEGKSGARVVNDAACKFVEAVKTKGKQYIMTKLQPSTIYNFRLAAVNEVGPSAYSPVCTFSTQGNPPSAPKPPTLQAFNSSSLRLVWERRQSDGATCIYVLQMLDRASGHGYLNMYNGQDCSYECCQLRRATLYYFRLRAENEAGASAWSNEVAYKTAPERPGRPGKPYAKGKIHGTHFRVRWEPPTDNGGADIQRYYLEINVGGQKFDRIYSGVECETTCDRLQPGTTYQLRASCEGPSGFSPYSEVSHITSEAVVPTAPPSPYYDNPPGPYAAVLRLDKPEYNGGAPILEFELQLRKYSDQETPRIVYRGKDAYCVIKDLQPGNQYEVQVRAINRIGAGSWSPWFKFSSAAAAPNCPESLKVIIKSATQLHVSWQEPANKGGAAITEYRLESATASNVSSDSESTTPQPPPSSAFHSCYQGLQTSADIRNLMPFTYYYFRVNVCNLAGVSKWSPLVNCQTPAAVPSAPQIKDFEFTSNDATLRWSSPESNGSDITNYTIEYAERTIMTSDNSCEYTVTNLQPETSYKFRVQAINAIGSGPYSLYAKLTTLPSPPSPPKLECSGVGHNFIKLKWGDGKNLDFTKFYVEMFVQRAKEFQVVYSGTNCMCKVNKLQERTAYTFRICAGNDRAGVGEYSEEFVFSTSACIPNSIKAPRIAQNLPTAASSASTSSANANSGSSPSASSSAGVIPSGLLPETPSFLTGLGNLMLGVPLTLEWQHSKNSFSDRVEYMLQYAIGKDGEFKKIYRGSETKFTIENLEPGGIYQFRVCPIRVTSNGEDLLGAYTPPFRHQVPLIPSLDDIDGNLLGSAAAQMFAGLNAASGNNSHAAGSCHGHSHHHAHHSHMGGHSHLHNPLHSHHNSRHSGHHDNGGGSNDSNANSNLHHRSVSASAGSSSSSSNSSSSKNQNSNANNTPSNNTLLIGSNAIGFIPIGSMASELAASFAGCDDPNHHHHHHHHGFPDVANQLNITASSTSSNSSNNPQSAASLLAASANQLFANNPILLQAATAAISHHQHVLGHHHGGGAHNQNAGALRRFVTKLSSVYSNRKRFSDQEKAVIFMVSFLFFTFLFATLVKMFMR, from the exons atggaaaataaagaaaatccagAGAAGTGTATACATTTAAAAGTGTCTTCTGGAGCaccaatattattaaaa CTGACAACTAATGGCACTTCACACTATTATACACCTATACCGGGTGGGTTTCCTCCGGGTGCCGGTGGCCAAGGTCCCGGCCCTTATCAAGTAGGGCCACATGGACATATGGCTCCACCGCCTCAACCCGGAACACCACAAcctcaacaacagcaacaatctTCGTCGTCAGTAGCTAATTCgtctcaacaacaacaacattctcCAGCATCACATTCCGCCAATCATTCACCTTCGCCACCTAATAATAATTATCACAAAGATGAAAGAACTCAGAGGCAGCATACCAAATTGTTAAGAAAGCTGGATAAGCAAC GTTCTGCTGTTTCATCGCCAACACATTCGCCGTCTCCCCGTCGCCAAGAGCCACAAATGAATGGTCACAATACTAATAATAATGGTTCTTTAAGGTCACaacataataacaataataacagcaacaatCATCATCAAAATCAAcgtaaacaacagcaacaaccaccacaacaacagcagcagccgcAACAGCAACGTAATGGTAATGTTTCTAATTATAATAATAGACAGGCAGCCTCCTCAGTTGCTTCATCTGAAGAAGGTGATGATAATTTAGGGGTTAATGGTGCCGATGGCGACGAAGAAGAAGATTATCAGGCGTCCATAGTCGAACAATTGTCGACTATACAAAAACCTGAAGTAACTGACATCACATCACGTTCGGCCAAGATTGTATGGGAGGCACCACAATGTATTAGTGAGTCTGCATTACAATTGATAAACATGCAAGAGTTGCGTTACAATGTCCTCCTTAGCGATCGTGCAAAAGAATGCAAATATAAAAGTCTGTATAAAGGTTCCTCATACGATTGCATTGTTCAGGATTTAAAGCCAGGCCAAGAGTATGTGGTACGTTTACAGGTCCACTATGAACATTTGCATGGTACGGCCTCAGAGCCCACAGAATTTACAACTCCAGCATGTGAGCCGGATCGTCCAGCCGCCCCTCGTATCGTAATGTGTACCAAGAATTCATTGCATTTACGTTGGAACAATCCTCTGTGCAATGGTTCGTCCATTCAGCATTACTTGTTGGAATATGATGAGGGTAAATCAGGGGCTCGAGTGGTGAACGATGCAGCTTGTAAATTTGTAGAAGCTGTTAAAACTAAAGGAAAACAATACATAATGACCAAATTACAACCCTCAACCATTTACAACTTTCGTTTGGCAGCTGTAAATGAAGTCGGACCTTCGGCCTATTCACCTGTGTGCACATTTAGTACCCAGGGTAATCCTCCATCAGCTCCAAAACCTCCTACACTACAAGCATTTAATTCTTCATCATTGAGGCTGGTTTGGGAAAGACGTCAGTCAGATGGTGCTACTTGTATTTATGTCTTACAAATGCTAGATCGTGCCTCTggccatggatatttgaataTGTACAATGGTCAAGACTGTTCGTACGAATGTTGCCAGTTACGTAGAGCCACCTTGTACTATTTTCGTTTGAGAGCGGAAAATGAAGCCGGTGCCTCCGCCTGGTCGAATGAGGTGGCCTATAAGACAGCACCAGAACGTCCAGGTCGTCCCGGTAAGCCTTATGCTAAAGGAAAAATCCATGGTACTCACTTTCGTGTGCGCTGGGAACCGCCAACCGACAATGGTGGCGCTGATATACAGCGCTATTATTTAGAGATTAATGTGGGCGGTCAAAAGTTCGATCGTATTTACTCGGGCGTTGAGTGTGAGACAACATGCGATCGTTTACAACCTGGCACTACCTATCAATTGAGAGCTTCCTGCGAGGGACCCAGTGGCTTTAGCCCATATTCGGAGGTCAGCCACATTACCTCTGAAGCTGTAGTACCTACTGCTCCACCTTCACCCTACTATGACAATCCGCCTGGGCCATATGCGGCGGTATTGAGACTTGATAAACCCGAATATAATGGTGGTGCTCCCATTTTAGAGTTTGAATTACAATTGCGTAAATATTCGGACCAGGAAACACCACGCATTGTTTACCGGGGCAAAGATGCCTATTGTGTGATCAAAGATCTACAACCCGGCAATCAATATGAGGTCCAAGTAAGAGCTATTAACCGCATAGGCGCAGGATCCTGGTCGCCTTGGTTTAAATTTAGTTCGGCAGCTGCTGCGCCCAATTGCCCAGAATCTTTAAAGGTCATCATCAAGTCAGCTACACAACTACATGTTTCATGGCAAGAACCTGCGAATAAAGGAGGCGCCGCCATCACAGAATACCGTCTAGAAAGTGCCACAGCCTCAAACGTGTCAAGCGACAGCGAGTCAACTACACCACAACCTCCTCCCTCATCGGCATTTCATTCTTGCTATCAGGGTTTACAGACCAGTGCGGATATACGCAATCTAATGCCTTTTACTTATTACTATTTCCGTGTTAATGTCTGCAACTTGGCGGGTGTAAGTAAATGGTCACCGTTGGTAAATTGCCAAACGCCGGCCGCCGTGCCATCTGCTCCACAAATCAAAGACTTTGAATTCACATCGAACGATGCCACTCTACGCTGGTCATCGCCCGAAAGCAATGGTTCAGATATTACCAACTATACCATCGAATATGCTGAACGCACCATCATGACTTCGGACAATTCCTGTGAATATACCGTCACCAATTTACAACCAGAAACTTCCTACAAATTCCGTGTACAGGCCATTAATGCCATCGGCTCTGGTCCCTATTCTCTCTATGCCAAATTGACTACACTGCCCTCACCACCGTCACCGCCCAAATTGGAATGCTCCGGCGTGGGTCACAATTTCATCAAACTAAAATGGGGCGATGGCAAAAATTTAGATTTCACCAAATTCTATGTGGAAATGTTTGTCCAAAGAGCTAAAGAATTCCAAGTGGTCTACTCTGGCACCAATTGCATGTGCAAAGTCAACAAGTTGCAAGAACGTACCGCTTATACATTCCGCATTTGTGCCGGCAATGATCGTGCTGGTGTAGGCGAGTATTCGGAAGAATTTGTATTCTCTACCTCTGCCTGTATACCAAACAGCATTAAAGCTCCGCGTATTGCTCAAAATTTACCAACAGCTGCCTCCTCTGCGTCTACATCGTCTGCTAATGCTAACAGTGGTAGCTCGCCCTCTGCCTCCTCATCGGCTGGCGTAATACCTTCCGGACTGCTACCAGAAACACCAAGTTTCCTAACGGGTTTGGGTAACCTAATGTTGGGAGTGCCTCTGACACTGGAATGGCAGCATTCAAAGAATTCGTTCTCCGATCGTGTGGAATATATGCTGCAGTATGCCATTGGCAAAGATGGTGAATTTAAAAAG ATATACCGCGGCAGTGAGACCAAATTTACAATCGAAAATTTAGAACCAGGTGGCATATACCAATTTCGCGTCTGTCCCATACGAGTTACAAGCAATGGAGAAGATTTGCTGGGTGCATACACACCACCATTCCGTCATCAAGTGCCACTCATACCTTCACTAGACGATATTGATGGTAATCTATTGGGCAGTGCAGCAGCTCAAATGTTTGCCGGCCTTAATGCTGCCTCTGGCAATAACAGCCATGCAGCGGGCTCATGTCATGGTCATTCTCATCACCATGCGCATCATTCCCATATGGGAGGACATAGTCATCTTCACAATCCCCTACATTCCCATCACAACAGTAGACACAGTGGCCATCATGATAACGGAGGTGGTAGCAACGATTCGAATGCCAACTCAAATCTTCATCATCGTTCCGTATCTGCCTCAGCTGGCAGTTCGAGTAGCAGTTCGAACAGCAGTAGTAGTAAGAATCAGAACTCCAATGCCAACAATACACCGAGCAACAATACGCTATTGATTGGCAGTAATGCTATCGGTTTTATACCCATTGGCAGTATGGCCAGTGAACTGGCTGCTAGCTTTGCCGGCTGTGATGATcccaatcatcatcatcaccatcatcatcacgGTTTTCCCGATGTCGCTAATCAACTTAATATCACAGCCTCGAGTACAAGCAGTAACAGTTCCAATAATCCACAATCAGCTGCCTCTCTGCTGGCTGCCAGCGCCAATCAATTGTTTGCCAACAATCCCATTCTACTACAAGCTGCAACGGCTGCCATAAGCCACCATCAACATGTTTTGGGCCATCATCATGGCGGTGGCGCTCACAATCAAAATGCCGGTGCTCTAAGACGTTTCGTTACCAAACTCAGTTCGGTCTATTCCAATCGCAAACGTTTCTCGGATCAAGAAAAGGCTGTCATTTTCATGGTATCATTCTTGTTTTTCACTTTCCTCTTTGCCACATTAGTTAAAATGTTTATGCGTTAA